Within the Gossypium raimondii isolate GPD5lz chromosome 12, ASM2569854v1, whole genome shotgun sequence genome, the region TGGACACTGTTGGGAATTGTACTAACCATGTCAATTTTTCTGTAGTTCTAAgggtttatttttctttgtactTAACTGGTGTTTGCTTCTATTTCATCCCCCCTTATCTTGTATTGCCTTTACTTGATAAGCAAGTGAAAAATTTGGGATCTTGTAAGTTTGAGTATGGTGCAATAGGTCTATGGATAAATAATCTCTCTTGGTTCAATGGCAGCAATATTAGTGAAGCAGGATTCAGAAGAATGATTTGCTGTTGTTGTTTTACCTGGATATGGTATGAATACTTGATTGCTAAGACTCACTAGGGAACAAATGAACCTCAAATTCTGACCTAATCATCTTAGTAAATTTTCAGTGGAATGTTCTATTATAAACTACCAAATCAGGAATTCCACATCATGTTTTTAGCTTTTCACCATTCTGCTTCTAGGCTTTTGTTTTAGCTGCGAGCTTCATTCTGATTGTGAAGTGATGAATAATGAAGCCCTTAATGAGTGCTTTCACAAGTTTGTAGTTCTTGTAAGTAGCCATAAGTCATAGAGTTGGTTTGATTAACTTTACAAGTGCAATTTGAGCATATAATCTTTCcataaaattaatgtaattcTCAGAATCAGTTAAATCTCATTCTGACAGTTCCAATAACTATTCCTTGCTTTTGTTTCAGTGCGTCGGACAGAAATCTCGATGTTTTAAGAGGCAGAGTTTCGCGTCCAGTGAAGAAAGAGCAAAATGTATGTGAGGATACATTTTCTGAACAATTCCAAACTATGGCCATCTCATGCTATATTAGAGGACtgaagttatatatatatatagccttGTTTTGCAGTGTTGAACGAGTATGAGAATTATGcatacttcttttatttatttatttaccctttttctgtttttcaaatGTGAAAAAGTTGCAGGCATCTCCATTATCAACAAGGGCTTCTAGGACTCGAAGTCCTCTTCATGATTGCTCTGCTTATGGCAACAAGAATATTTCAGTGAACCAACGAGCCTCTTTGGAGAAAGATGTAAGCCTTCAACTTAGATGGTTTTCTTTGATTATAAATGTTTGACTGAATGTCTGAAAGGCATATAGATACTTCAAGTATGATGAAGGTGAACCCTTATAGTTCTATTTCAGTTGGGCCATAAATGGGTAATGAACCCATATGCATTCCATGAGAGACTTGCCATGTGCACCTAAACAATGGATCAATGGTCTTTTATGCTGAATAGCTGTATAATTTATCTCTTTGCTGCATAAGTTTCGACATTAGCATAACCATGGTTTTCCCCCTTTTCAGATAGAACTACTGCAATTACGTTTGCAACAAGAAAAATCTATGCGACTTATGCTTGAAAGAGCAATGGGGCGGGCTTCAAGCACTCTATCACCGGGGCATAGGCATTTTGCTACACAGGTAATATGATTTCTGGGAATGTGACTTTCTAGCTGTTTATGAAAACCAATCCTCAGCGAATCTTGGCTAATTTCAGACAAAGGAATTGATTGCGGAGATCGAGTTACTTGAAGAAGAGGTTGCAAACCGTGAGCAACATGTACTTTCTCTCTATAGGAGTGTTTTTGACCAGTGTGTTAGTCGGCAACCTTCTGAGCAGAGTTCAGGCAAGGCATCTCCTGCCCATATGAAGCATGCATCAAGGAAACACCCCAGTGTTATTTCAAGTGCATTTTGTTCTTCAAAAAAGTTCCCTTTGAAACCTTGGCAAGCTCTAGTTTCCACAAATGATTCTGGGAAAAGAATCTCTAGAAGTATTGATGCTTCACAGTTCTGTGGAAAAAACGACATTCTATTTGACAAGACATCTTCACACTGTGTTAAGGCAAGAAACATGCGTactctaattttcttttttacaactGTGTTGTTAATTCTTGTTTTGTTCATTTAAAAGCTCATTCTGACATTAGTCTGTGAAAGTTAAGAGTTGCATGTTTCTGACATATCAAGAGCCTTGACGTCATAGATGGATGGGCATCTTGAGCAAGGGCTATTTCATACTATTCTTCAACAATAACAAGTTGGATTCCTTAAtctgttttttatatatattgtaccagtgaaaatattaaattcaaagaTTATGTTATATTGAAATCGATCATGCATTTTGTATTTTACTGTGTGAACCATATACCTAATCTGTTTTATAATGCCATGGCCATGCATGTTTGATGTCCAGACTTTCTTACCCTCGCATTTTTCAGGCTCATGAAAAAGTTCAAGGTATGGAAAAATCCTCAGTGCTGCGAACCCTGAAAGATCATCTATACCAGTGTCCAAGCAAGTTGTCGGAGGAGATGGTCAGATGTATGGCAGCTGTATATTGCGGGCTTCGTGGTGCAACGTCTCCAAGTTCCAACAAAAACCAGTCACCTTTATTGTCAAGGTCATCAACTAATGTTGTACTTCCTAGACGTGGCGCCGGAGACGACCAGGATTTCTCTTGCACGTCTGATATTGAAATATCTTGGATATCAACTAATACGAACCAATTTTCTAGATCATCTTATGCCATCAGTAACTACAGGTTGGTTTattatagatacatatatatataaatatccaaaaagaaaatagagaaataaaCATAGACAGGGAAATACTGTGTTTTGAGGAAATTAAGGTACACATTGCAGGAGCAATTTAAGAgcaacttctttttttttctcttcttgtgATACAAgtcaaattcaagtttaatgtttgtttttcttttttatttaaaccaacAGCATGTTTCCAATTATTTTTCATCACATCCTTTGAAACTGACACAATTTGTGCATTAATTTGTCAACTTCAGAGCTCTAGTAGAACAACTAGAAAAAGTGACAGTGAATCAGATGGAATTTAATGCCCAAATTGCATTTTGGATCAATGTGTACAATGCCCTTGTTATGCATGTAAGCGCAAATTCATACCAGCTCGTTCGTTgcttccttcttttttcttttaccatCTTTAACTCTCAAAATTTCCTTGTGCAGGCATATTTAGCATATGGAATTCCCCATGGTTCTTTAAGACGGTTAGCCTTGTTTCACAAGGTAGTCCTTTACTTAAATCCAAgccaaaaacaaatttaagcaTTTAATGACATCTTAAGAAAGTGTGGGAACCTCTAAGAGTGGTTGCATCTTTGTTATGATTTAGTCAGTTATTAGATGATAAAATTGGTTTTTCTGTATAGTGCAGGCTTCATACAACATTGGTGGCCATATCATAACTGCAAATGCCATAGAGCAGTCAATATTTTGCTTCCGTACACCTCGAATCGGGCGGGTATAACTTTTGACATCAAAAAGTACATATATAGAAATAGGTTGATAATTCATAATCTTGCAATATCCAGTACATAATGTTATCTGATTATTGATTAATTCAATATGTTTCACATCTTTTCCCTCCAGTATGTAATGGATATTTCAATAATCTTTTAGCATCTCATTGTTGGCTATAATATAATGCCATAGGTTTAAGGTGTTTATCACTTATCAGTGTAACCTGTTCAACCTTTGAATACTAGAAACTTGTCTTACAGTGGAAATCAGCTACAATAACTTGCCAATTTCCtgatattcatatattttatctGATATTGTCTAAATATCAGTGGCTAGAGACAATCCTCTCCACAGCATTAAGGAAAAAATCTGGTGAAGAAAGGCAAATTATCAGTTCAAATTTTGGTCTTCCATATGCCCAACCACTTGCTTGCTTTGCTCTCAGTACTGGAGCTTTTTCTGATCCTGTGGTAATTTCTACTTGTCTTTTACAGTGTTTTGCAGTATAATTGTCATACAATATAATTTAGTAGGGTTTACATATAATTGATCCGTTTcagttaaaatgtcaaaattcaaaacttatctAGTTATTTTCATCTCAATAAAAGTTAGTCATCCAGTTTAGTGCTTGTATTGATTGAAAAGATACAATCTTGATACTTAATCACATAAATAGCATATTTTGAAGTCCtatcatttgattttgaaagccttttttttttttcaatttaacctgTTTTTGGCTCATCTTACACTTGTAGCTAAAAGTTTACACAGCATCAAATGTTAAAGAAGAGTTAGAAGCTGCAAAAAGAGACTTCCTTCAAGCAAATGTAGTTGTTAAGAAGTCAAAGAAAGTATTCCTACCCAGAGTTCTTGAAAGATTTGCTAAAGAAGCCTCCATCAACTCAGACGATCTCTTGAACTGGGTTCTTGAAAATGTCGACAAAAAGCTCCACAATTCAATACAGAAATGTATGGACGGCAAATCCAAGAAGAAACCATCACATTGCATTGACTGGTTGCCTTACAGTTCAAGGTTCAGGTATATTTTCTCAAAGGATCTAACGGAGAAGCCATGGTGGGTGTGACTGAGTTCGACTCTACACGAATTTAACTACGATGGTTCTCGACATATTTTGTAGACGATGAAACGTAAGAGGTATCGCTCATCTTTACGTGTAATTCAATGTCAAATTCATTGTACATCCTAATCTCATATCACTTACCATATATTCTTGTGAGATTAATACCTTTGCAAAAGTAATGCATTTAACTTAATGAGTACATTACAATTCCTAATTGTTTTGAGGCTGTAATAAGCCTTGAAATTCGCTGTGATTGGTGTTATTAGTTTGAATGTAATCtactttgtgttttttttaaacagTAGGGGTTGTAGAGATTTTGAATCTGGGACCATGACTGTggaaaatttaaacattagttGTTTGCCACTTCACCTATGCTTCAGTTGACGAATGCAAATGTTGCATGTAGCACAGTGTAATAACttttggtaaaagtatcatggaagtATTTGTAACGtgagttagattgtattttacttcctctattaaaaaaataagtaaattagtctatgtacattaaatcaaagagcaaatcaGTCTTACTATTAAaagtttcatccatttctactaatAAAAACTAACCCCAATACGTCAACATGAGGTGTATGTGGTACGCCACATGTAAATGTCTTATTATTCCGTCAGACATTCcagttttaacaatataaatgtatgaaaaCTTTAACAAAAATGACCAGTTTGCTATTCGATCTATCGTACAACAAttgttttgttcattttttgaacaaaataggtaaaatgtaAATTGACTCCTAATAAAGTCTCTATAATATATTTACCGGTAATCTTTAAGTTCTAATATCAGCTCTCTATATATtacaagttaaaataaaataaattttaaaatcaaaataaaactttaccattatattaattttaacttataaaaaattacaactttTGTATATACCAacatacaatttatcaattttggCCAAGCTAGTTACtcctttataaatttttttagttagaAATTACTAACGCAATACATTTATTGATAATCTTTGTTTTAGTTTGGGCTTGTTGGTAAAAGTAATTACCATTTAATGCtattggattaaaaaattatccggtataataataaatttaatccataacatttattttgtcaatttcattttatttttggatcattttggttataacattcaaatttttagttaaattatttttggacaaaaattgATTGttctgttaaaatttaatgGCACCTATGCAACATCCCTTACATATTTCACTATTGATAtggataatattttaatttttatatattttttaaaattttaattttttcatgaattatGTGATAGTCATTAAAGTTCAAACGCCAAAGTAAtaaaaagtaccaaaataattaacaagaTAAATGTTAATGggcttaatttgttattttatatcattacaTATCTAAAGTTAGGTTTAATTAGCCAACTATTTAAAATGgggttaataaataaatttgccACTTTATTAcgtgtaaatattaaaattcattattatattttattatgattgattttatcattatatgtaattaaaatttacaagtaaaatttgattttaattgtattttatcgttcaactttaatttttaatcaaattttacacTCAACATGCATTCTAGATGATTTCAAGACAATTTAACCCccaaaaagttttcaaatatttcattttaatgaataattataattgatttataaaacatattaaaattaagaatttattcTCCTTTAAATAAATGAGCACTTAATACTACACTATTTTATACTAGTATTgtgagtgaaaataattattactataaattttattacaccaAGATAGGTGTGAAAGTTACGCATTAAAACGTATGAGTgcgtttataaataaatataattattgatgaaatgtaagatttaatactaataataacatataagcaatatgtatgaaattaaaataaaaataatttagattttgaataaaaaattttaataggtaaaaattaaattaataatattaaatgtgcttcaattatttatcataaaaataataaaaataagataaaacatTTATAATAGAAAAAAGTAAAACTAATAAAAGATGGAGACAAATGTGGAAAACTGAAAATGAgggtattttaaaaaaaaagagaaaatgagagtATAAATAGAAGAGTGGATAAATAagtaaagtaattttatttaaatgaaaaaaataaattgttaatacTATACTAAAATCTTATCACatatttatgcatgaaaactacaAATATATAACACAACTGTGTGTTTAAAagtaatatacaataaataatgaaacttaTGGAGTatggtttgaaattaattaataataacacatgaaatatatatgtattaaacttaaaaaattagaaaataaagtgtacataataaaattaaaatatataaacatatcaaaactaAACTCTAGCTTAGtagtaaattaaatgttttattaatgcAATTGGTTTGGGTTCAAATATCActctatacatatttttattaaataaaatactaaatatcctcgaataattatttttaattacaaaaggacatttcataatttttctaactCAATTAGTGACCAACTCGATTAagaacttaaataatagtatagattatttattttgtaatataattttttatgtacattTATTAGTGAATTGACGAATCGAATCATATGATATCAAAATTGATCAATATTGAAGAATGTATGGAGTAAACTTGTTTACTTCAGATTAATTTACTCTTTGTTTTGTATTTGttctattttcttaattaactaAAGCTCGATATTAGAAAAAAAggttttatatgatatttttgaaaaataaatattttatatttaatatttatataaaatatttgttcttaaatcattaaaaaataaaattaattataaattgtataaaacaaaattcaattagAATAATAGCAAATTTATAACTTGAATTCAAAAAACCGTCTAAACTCCGCAATTAAACAATTTCTCTATTTTATCCAAACAATATCATGAACTTGTTTTcagtttctctatttttttttctccgCCCTAAAAATTAAACGTACACaaaattatcttaagaaaaagagtatatacaaaattattacAAGTTCCCGGGCGTGTTCACATTTAGAGGTTACTTTGGATTTTCCAAACCTTTAACCAGACGAAGGAAGGAAAAGTTAACATCCAGTCATATTTTACAAGTCACACTTTCCATCGTCACCGTCTATTTTCATTCTTATAGCGTAAATCGAACGGCAACGAACTCAGCTGTGGCAAAAGAAACGAATCACAACGGTataattaacattattattatctttatcCAACGAATGATAATAAACCATGTGTCATATTCGTAACATTGACTGCCATTTGATGTTCGCCATTTTTAGAGTTCACTGaaccccaattttttttttcatttttcaaaagcatCAGTAGTTTCGCTTAATCGTTTCTCTATCATTTTCTCATAGCGGAAAAATCTCTCCTCTCTTTCTCTCGTTCTCTTTCAGTGACTATTTTGTTTTGCTTCGATTCATCGGAACCCTAACTCAACCGGCTGGAGAATTCAACCGGTGAGGCGCGGTTACTAGTTAATTCTTCTATTCATTTACTCCTCCATTAGTTTAGGTTTTTATTCTACCAAAATTTTCTcttgttcattttcttttatcttctaTTCTTTGTTTTCTGTTTGTCTTAGTTTGATTCCTTGTTTTTTGCTGCCGTTTTTGTTGATATGGTGTGGTTAAAGTGGTATTGTTTTGAACTGGAGTTTTGTGGTGCAGTAGATGACCGTACGATTAGGGAGGAGTTGAGATCAAGCGGCCAGGGATTTTGCCACCGAATGGAGGGAGGTAGCGTCTCTAGACTTACTTGCTCTGGTAACTGTTCACATTCCTACTTGGTTTTTTTGTAAGCAAATTctattttagggttttcgtTTTTCTAGTGTAATTAAAGAGCTTGGAAACAGTTAGCTATCTTCTTGAAGTGGTGAGGTATAGTGTTATTCTAaggttataattaaattttttgtggtTTTGTGCGTAAATATATTGGAGCCGACttcttttattaagttttaagttTGACCGTAGCTCAGTCAATTATTTTGCTAGTTTCTATTCTTTTAGTAATAATTTGCTAATAGTTAATGTGATTGCGCTGGAGGTTTTGTTTAATTCAAATTGTAGTTGACTAGTTAATGGTTTGAACTAGAACTTTGTTTGAAATTAGTTCATGGTATACTTGTATTGATATCTAAGTCAACCTACTGATAGTTTAGGATGGAAAATACatgtttgtttttcttattaAGGATTATTAACTTGTATACTGCAGTAGGTTTGAAAACTCCACAGATGGCTTTCACTTGCTATGTTTCAGTTTAACTAAATCTGTTAACCTGATAATGTAGTGTTTATTTCCTTATGTTGGATACATGACAAGCATGGACAGGAAGTGTAAACTGATGAAAAGAACTCATAATCACCATTTATGCATTTTGGATTTCGAGTGGCATATTTACTCTAGTTCTCTTCTTTGATGAGGTTGGCCTATACAATGTGAACAGTTTTACTTCTTTTCCCTGCTTTACTCTTCTTTGTACTGTAAATTAGCAATCAACTCTGCTGGAGGTATTTAGATGGGTAATGTGGATTGTTCTGTTTGGAGAAATGCTGTAAAGTTTAAGCTTTCCATGCAATTCATACTGTGGCAGGATACTCTTTAAACTCAGAGATCTGATCTCTTTATCTGATTCATCAGTTTGTTTTCTTCTAAACCTTTTCTATTGTAGGGATACACTCATGGATTATGATGACAATGATTCCCAAAGCCAGAATCTTCATTTAGCTGGTGAAGGAAACAATAAATTTCCTCCTGTTTTACGGTCATATGATCTCCCaagatttgattttgatgaCAATCTTCGTGGGCATCTAAGATTTGATAGTTTAGTTGAAACTGAAGTTTTTCTCGGCATTGAAAGTAGTGAAGATAATCAGTGGATTGAAGAATTTTCACGGGGGAGTACAGGGATTGCATTTAGTTCTAGTGCAGCAGAACCCTGTTTGATTTCTAGGCACACCAATGTCTGGTCTGAGGCGGCATCCTCAGAATCAGTTGAAATGCTAT harbors:
- the LOC105765096 gene encoding uncharacterized protein LOC105765096 isoform X2, with translation MFGIVCRVADVQEMDGFRLDQEEGATTAGGGKETEESSWSSNPQVQAQHRRSKSASDRNLDVLRGRVSRPVKKEQNASPLSTRASRTRSPLHDCSAYGNKNISVNQRASLEKDIELLQLRLQQEKSMRLMLERAMGRASSTLSPGHRHFATQTKELIAEIELLEEEVANREQHVLSLYRSVFDQCVSRQPSEQSSGKASPAHMKHASRKHPSVISSAFCSSKKFPLKPWQALVSTNDSGKRISRSIDASQFCGKNDILFDKTSSHCVKAHEKVQGMEKSSVLRTLKDHLYQCPSKLSEEMVRCMAAVYCGLRGATSPSSNKNQSPLLSRSSTNVVLPRRGAGDDQDFSCTSDIEISWISTNTNQFSRSSYAISNYRALVEQLEKVTVNQMEFNAQIAFWINVYNALVMHAYLAYGIPHGSLRRLALFHKASYNIGGHIITANAIEQSIFCFRTPRIGRWLETILSTALRKKSGEERQIISSNFGLPYAQPLACFALSTGAFSDPVLKVYTASNVKEELEAAKRDFLQANVVVKKSKKVFLPRVLERFAKEASINSDDLLNWVLENVDKKLHNSIQKCMDGKSKKKPSHCIDWLPYSSRFRYIFSKDLTEKPWWV
- the LOC105765096 gene encoding uncharacterized protein LOC105765096 isoform X1; translated protein: MFGIVCRVADVQEMDGFRLDQEEGATTAGGGKETEESSWSSNPQVQAQHRRSKSASDRNLDVLRGRVSRPVKKEQNLQASPLSTRASRTRSPLHDCSAYGNKNISVNQRASLEKDIELLQLRLQQEKSMRLMLERAMGRASSTLSPGHRHFATQTKELIAEIELLEEEVANREQHVLSLYRSVFDQCVSRQPSEQSSGKASPAHMKHASRKHPSVISSAFCSSKKFPLKPWQALVSTNDSGKRISRSIDASQFCGKNDILFDKTSSHCVKAHEKVQGMEKSSVLRTLKDHLYQCPSKLSEEMVRCMAAVYCGLRGATSPSSNKNQSPLLSRSSTNVVLPRRGAGDDQDFSCTSDIEISWISTNTNQFSRSSYAISNYRALVEQLEKVTVNQMEFNAQIAFWINVYNALVMHAYLAYGIPHGSLRRLALFHKASYNIGGHIITANAIEQSIFCFRTPRIGRWLETILSTALRKKSGEERQIISSNFGLPYAQPLACFALSTGAFSDPVLKVYTASNVKEELEAAKRDFLQANVVVKKSKKVFLPRVLERFAKEASINSDDLLNWVLENVDKKLHNSIQKCMDGKSKKKPSHCIDWLPYSSRFRYIFSKDLTEKPWWV